Proteins encoded together in one Telopea speciosissima isolate NSW1024214 ecotype Mountain lineage chromosome 6, Tspe_v1, whole genome shotgun sequence window:
- the LOC122665681 gene encoding nudix hydrolase 17, mitochondrial-like translates to MLFPKGGWELDKSIEEAALRETEEEAGVRGKVQNKLGEWGVSGDKDITQSTVIVAEARELCQHWWMKEALDRLVRRLMQLQEDDIVRSPSCSLSEKETATEEEVAPCVVF, encoded by the exons ATGTTGTTCCCTAAG GGAGGTTGGGAATTAGATAAGTCAATTGAAGAGGCAGCtttgagagagacagaggaagaAGCTGGTGTAAGAGGCAAAGTTCAG AATAAACTGGGTGAATGGGGGGTTTCAGGAGACAAAGATATAACACAATCAACT GTGATTGTGGCTGAGGCTAGAGAACTGTGTCAACATTGGTGGATGAAAGAAGCACTAGACAGACTGGTTAGACGCTTGATGCAATTACAAGAGGATGACATAGTAAGATCACCAAGTTGTTCTTTGAGTGAGAAAGAGACAGCTACTGAGGAAGAGGTAGCACCTTGTGTTGTATTCTAA